In Helicobacter mastomyrinus, the sequence TTTAGAATCTCTGCTACTGAGCGTATAGAAATGCTTTGCGATACAGATACATTTATTGAAATCGATAAGGATTTGCGTCCTATTGACCCGCTTAAATTTGTCGATAAAAAAAGCTACAAACAACGTATCCGCGAGAGTGAGGAGAAAACCGGCAGGGCAAGTTCGGTAATCGCAGGGGAGGGGCTTATAAATGGCATAGAAATGCAAATCGTGCTTTTTGACTTTGCCTTCATGGGTGGCTCTCTAGGCTCGGTAGAGGGAGAGAAAATCGTCCGTGCTACCAATCGAGCAGTGGCAAAAAAGCAAACATTAGTCATTCTCTCCACAAGTGGAGGCGCACGTATGCAAGAATCCACCTTTTCACTTATGCAAATGGCTAAGACCTCTTGTGCGTTAAATAAACTCTCTGATGCGGGATTGCCCTTTATTTCTGTGTTGCTTGACCCTACTTTTGGAGGCGTGAGCGCGTCTTTTGCATTTTTAGGAGATATTATCATCGCTGAGCCGGGCGCGATTATTGGTTTTGCAGGACCACGTGTGATAAAGCAAACTATTGGTGCGGACTTACCAGAGGGATTCCAAACGGCTGAATTTCTCCTAGAACACGGGCTTATTGATATGGTAGTGCATCGTAAAGATTTAAAAAAGACATTGAGCGATATTAGCAAAATGCTTAATCCAAACTATGCAAATCAACATTTATTCTATAACTAAAAAAGACGCCGCTTATCGAGCATTGCAAGAGGAGCTATGTATGCGATGTAAGCCATTTGGTGCAAATATCAAGCATTTTGAGCTATTCCCCCAATCTGTGAAAAATGCCCAAAAAATCTCTTTAAATAAAGCACAGCAGAGCTATACGCATATTTTTACCCCTTATCTTAATACGAATGGGCTTAATATCGCCCTTGACCCAGGGGGAAAAAGCTATGATTCTCATAGTTTTGCGCATTTGATAGAATCTCACCAACTCATACAATTTTTTATCGGTGGGGCTTATGGGCTTGAAAAATCTTTTGTGAATCTCACTCACGCGGTGAGCCTAAGCGCGATGACATTAAGCCATAAAATCGCCAAGCTTGTGCTATGTGAGCAAATCTATCGGGCATTAAGCATTTTATCATCTCACCCTTATCATAAATAGGAGGATTTATGATTGATTATACTTTTTTTGAGACACTTCTTAAGCAACGCTTACATAAGCTTTGTGAGAGCATCGAGCATAAAAACACGCATATTACACATATTCAAAACACTCATCATAAAGATGAGGGCGATATTGTCGGGGCTGGATTACAAGGGAATCTAGAAATGGGTATGATTAATTTATATCAAAATGAAATCCGCGATATTCGCAAATCTCTGCAAAAAATCAAAGATGGTATATTTGGGATATGTGAAATGTGCGATGATGAAATCGATGTAGAGCGCCTCAAAGTCAAGCCTCACGCAAAATACTGCATTAAT encodes:
- the dksA gene encoding RNA polymerase-binding protein DksA, which produces MIDYTFFETLLKQRLHKLCESIEHKNTHITHIQNTHHKDEGDIVGAGLQGNLEMGMINLYQNEIRDIRKSLQKIKDGIFGICEMCDDEIDVERLKVKPHAKYCINCRELFEKTQKKER
- the accD gene encoding acetyl-CoA carboxylase, carboxyltransferase subunit beta, giving the protein MGLGSLFKPKKEENKDKEQNQDAQKIDAPPNHWLKCPSCNAMMYYKEVFSQSHICPKCNYHFRISATERIEMLCDTDTFIEIDKDLRPIDPLKFVDKKSYKQRIRESEEKTGRASSVIAGEGLINGIEMQIVLFDFAFMGGSLGSVEGEKIVRATNRAVAKKQTLVILSTSGGARMQESTFSLMQMAKTSCALNKLSDAGLPFISVLLDPTFGGVSASFAFLGDIIIAEPGAIIGFAGPRVIKQTIGADLPEGFQTAEFLLEHGLIDMVVHRKDLKKTLSDISKMLNPNYANQHLFYN
- a CDS encoding 23S rRNA (pseudouridine(1915)-N(3))-methyltransferase RlmH, producing MQINIYSITKKDAAYRALQEELCMRCKPFGANIKHFELFPQSVKNAQKISLNKAQQSYTHIFTPYLNTNGLNIALDPGGKSYDSHSFAHLIESHQLIQFFIGGAYGLEKSFVNLTHAVSLSAMTLSHKIAKLVLCEQIYRALSILSSHPYHK